Proteins encoded by one window of Cyclobacteriaceae bacterium:
- a CDS encoding ADP-ribosylglycohydrolase family protein, producing MKYKILILFFVCVALLLAAMHPIDPPKKFKTISKKDLQDKIAGAWIGQMIGNIYGLPHENKYVDAPGPENWPYGYTKNIDKLKKYNGAFSDDDTDVEYMYLLNMEKYGYEPTYENMREAWMYHIRDRVWLANRAALGLMHFGYTPPFTGSKEINPHWFQIDPQLINEIWAYTAPGMVQYAAEKSDWAARITSDSWGAEPTVHYGAMYAAAFFEKDIRKLIDIGLKELPADGRYAQTIKDMIALHKKYPNKWQDAWKEMADKYYVNEPDLTKTIWNANLNGACGILAMLYGEGDFQRTLDLSCAMGFDADNQAATVAGILGVMYGFEALPKDLYLPIEGWSKPFNDTYINITRHELPNASIQDIIDRTVEMTIKLIEGKGGKVSGKAGAEKISINTEATFNVPIEFYIGPAPVMEVNKKVDFDFYSDANKNYSWTLVGGELPKGTLFQAGKLTGTPEVPGIYKITIQLDNGKKILKKDFELLVRNQNLSKGAKTVLSNVNTLNRAVLDSCWTTFGNSMYADTPEIIRDGVVNGKGSVFYSLAAKSKIPKVDYYGYEWSDDQEIDMLVFNTGGMEEFGGWFTSLNVQYKNEEGKWVAAASASIHPSLPETDIVFFQPHFAEYIIRFKPVKTKAIRIIGDAMIQDHWNKYTKNVSGFTSIAELGVYKSN from the coding sequence ATGAAGTATAAAATTTTAATTCTATTTTTTGTTTGTGTTGCTTTACTTCTTGCAGCGATGCATCCAATCGATCCGCCAAAGAAATTTAAGACAATTTCTAAAAAGGATTTGCAAGATAAGATTGCAGGTGCATGGATCGGTCAGATGATTGGAAATATTTATGGTCTCCCACATGAAAACAAGTATGTAGATGCACCGGGCCCTGAAAACTGGCCATACGGGTATACCAAAAACATCGACAAACTTAAAAAATACAATGGTGCTTTTTCAGATGATGATACCGATGTAGAATATATGTATCTCTTAAACATGGAAAAGTATGGTTATGAACCTACATACGAAAATATGCGGGAAGCATGGATGTATCATATTCGTGATCGTGTATGGCTTGCAAACCGTGCTGCCTTGGGATTAATGCATTTCGGATACACACCTCCTTTTACAGGAAGCAAAGAGATCAATCCGCATTGGTTTCAAATTGATCCTCAATTAATAAATGAAATCTGGGCATACACTGCTCCCGGCATGGTTCAATATGCTGCTGAAAAATCGGATTGGGCTGCACGTATTACCAGTGATAGCTGGGGGGCTGAACCTACTGTCCACTACGGTGCAATGTATGCCGCAGCTTTTTTTGAAAAAGATATTCGCAAGCTCATTGACATTGGGTTAAAAGAACTGCCAGCCGATGGGAGATACGCACAAACCATAAAGGATATGATTGCGCTTCATAAAAAATATCCAAACAAGTGGCAAGACGCATGGAAAGAAATGGCGGATAAATATTATGTAAATGAACCGGATCTTACCAAAACCATATGGAATGCAAACTTAAATGGCGCTTGTGGAATTTTAGCGATGCTATATGGTGAAGGTGATTTTCAGCGTACACTTGATCTCTCTTGTGCTATGGGTTTTGATGCCGATAATCAAGCTGCAACTGTTGCTGGTATTCTTGGTGTGATGTATGGGTTTGAAGCATTACCTAAAGATTTGTATTTACCCATTGAAGGTTGGAGTAAGCCTTTTAATGATACCTATATAAATATAACACGACATGAATTGCCCAATGCGAGTATTCAAGATATTATTGATAGAACGGTTGAGATGACTATCAAATTGATTGAAGGAAAGGGCGGTAAGGTTTCGGGTAAAGCAGGAGCAGAGAAAATAAGCATCAATACTGAGGCAACTTTTAATGTTCCGATAGAATTTTATATCGGCCCCGCACCAGTCATGGAAGTAAATAAGAAAGTTGACTTTGACTTCTACAGCGATGCCAATAAAAATTATTCATGGACACTCGTGGGTGGAGAACTTCCAAAAGGTACACTGTTTCAGGCAGGTAAGCTTACAGGTACCCCAGAAGTTCCAGGTATATACAAGATTACTATTCAACTCGATAATGGAAAGAAGATTTTGAAAAAGGACTTCGAGTTACTGGTACGCAATCAAAATTTGTCAAAGGGAGCAAAAACGGTATTATCAAATGTAAACACATTGAATAGAGCAGTACTCGATTCGTGCTGGACAACCTTCGGAAATTCGATGTATGCTGATACTCCTGAAATCATTCGGGATGGTGTAGTAAACGGTAAAGGTTCAGTTTTCTATAGCCTTGCTGCCAAATCAAAGATTCCGAAAGTTGATTACTACGGTTATGAATGGAGTGATGATCAAGAAATTGATATGCTTGTTTTCAATACGGGTGGTATGGAAGAATTTGGGGGCTGGTTTACCTCTTTGAATGTTCAATATAAAAATGAGGAAGGTAAATGGGTAGCTGCGGCGAGTGCGAGTATCCATCCATCCTTACCAGAAACCGATATCGTTTTCTTTCAACCGCATTTTGCAGAGTACATCATTAGGTTCAAACCAGTAAAAACAAAAGCCATTCGCATCATTGGTGATGCTATGATCCAGGATCATTGGAATAAATACACAAAAAACGTATCAGGCTTCACCTCGATTGCTGAGTTGGGAGTTTATAAATCAAACTGA